The following DNA comes from Thalassoglobus sp. JC818.
GATCGAGTTGTTGGGCAGCATATGTGTAGAGTTCACGATATTCGGGTGAACCCATTCCGTTAAACACTCCATTCGGCGAAAGTCGGACTGCTACCCGTTCCGGCGACCAGACCGAAGTTGTTGCATCGACGATTTCACCGAGGAAACGGTAACGGTTTTCAATACTTCCACCGTATCGATCATCTCTCTGGTTCGTTTTTGACTCCAGAAACTGATTGATCAGGTAGCCGTTCGCAGCATGAATCTCGACACCGTCGAATCCCGCTTCGGCAGCACGGCGTGTCGCATCAGCATAGTCGTCGACGATCATTGGAATCTCATCGGTTTCCAATGCTCTCGGAACTTCGTGCGGCAGCTTTCCTTCAGGTGTGTGGATGTATTCTTCATCAATCGCATTCGCGGAGGCAGAGACCGCTCGTTCGCCGTTGTGGAACGTGCTGTGAGACGCTCGTCCGCAGTGCCAAAGTTGAAGAAACACTTTCCCGTCGACTTCGTGGATGGCATCTGTAATCAACTTCCAACCATCTCTCATCTCATCGGTATAGATCCCTGGCGTTTCATTCCATCCAATTCCCTGCTCAGAGACAACGGTCGCTTCGGTGATAATTAATCCCGCGTCGCTTCGCTGTCGATAATATTCAGCCATTAACTCATTCGGAATTCGTTCTACACCGGAGCGTCCTCTGGTCATCGGAGCCATCGCGATTCGGTTTTTGACTGTGAGATCACGAAGTTGAAACGAAGAGAAAAGGTTTGGAAATGACATGACTAGAATCACTTTCAGATTGGAAGTAGTAAAAAAGTTAAGCGAGATCGAAGAGCAGAATTTCTGACGAATCAGACGAGTGAATGGCCAGAGACGCTTCATCACTGACAGCGACGCCATCTCCAGCTTCCAGCTCTTCACCGGTGAGCGAAACGCTTCCTCTCAAGACTTGAAGCCACGCATGGCGTCCCGGGGCGATTGGATGTTCCACGCTCTGTCCGGGATCGAGTCGCGAGAGAAAGATTTCGGCATCCTGATGAATCTTCAAAGAGCCTCCCTGCTGTGAACGAGACGCAACCCGAAGCAGTTGGTTTCTCATCAACTCATCGTCGAACGACTTTTGTTCGTAGCTCGGCTCGAGACCTTTCTCTTCAGGAAAGATCCAGATTTGATAAAGATGGACCGGTTCGTCACTTGAGGGATTGAATTCGCTGTGCGTAATCCCGGTTCCGGCGGTCATTCTCTGAAACTCACCAGGCCGCAGAATTTCGCCGTTCCCCATCGAGTCACGGTGTTCGAGTGCTCCCTCGAGCACGTAGGTCACGATCTCCATATCCTTATGAGGATGCGTACCAAACCCTTCACCAGGAGCCACCCAGTCTTCATTCATAACACGCAGCGTTCGGAAGTGAATGTGCTTCGGATCGTGATAGGTTGAAAACGAAAACGTATGTGAAGTCTTCAGCCACCCGTGATCAGCACTTCCACGATCATTGGCTTTGCGGACAGTTAACATAGCACTCCCTCCACACCATTAATCTGTTGTTGAAAGTTCACCCACGCGACACTCAGAGTCTTTGCCGAGTGGTTTGCACTCGGCAAGGCACCATTCAAGTTTGTGTGCGAAACAAGTTCACAATCAGCCAGCGAGGATTGCCCCGTCGACTGGAAGCGATGCTCCCGTCGTGAACGATGCATCGTCCGAAGCGAGATAGAGCACAGCCTTGGCGACTTCGCGAACCAATCCGAGTCGTCCAACTGGGACAAACGACTCCATCCCTTTTCGACCTTCCGAGCCAGGTTCTCCAGCGAAGCGATCGACCATAGCGGTTTCAATCGGTCCCGGCGCGACGGAATTCACTCGAATTCCCTGCTGGGCATACTCGAGAGCAGTCGCTCTGGTGATCCCCTCAACTGCGTGCTTGCTTGCCGTGTAGATTGCAGTTCCGGGGATTCCCACATGTCCCAGAACACTGGACGTATTGATGATCACTCCGCCGCCGGATTTCAGCATCGCAGGGATCTCATACTTCTGGCTGAGAAAAACGCCGAGCACATTCACATCAAATGTTTTCCGGTACTCTTCTTCGAGGAATTCGTTCACAGCACCGGTGTGTTCGACGCCCGCGTTGTTGAACGCGACGTCCAGCTTTCCAAACTTCTCGACAGCCGTGTCAATGAGAGCTTTGACTTCGGCTTCATTGGTTACGTCTGTCTTCACGAAGACAGCAGTTCCACCCGCCTTTGTCACTTCGCCGACGATCTCATCGCCTTCGCTTTGACGTCTTCCACCGAAGACGACTTTGGCCCCTTCGCTGGCAAATTGAATCACAGATTCCCGGCCAATCCCGGATGTGCCTCCGGTGACCACGACGACTTTTCCTTCGAACCTCATCTTCACTCTCCCTTAATCACTAGTCAACAATTTACATGTCAACTACTTGAGTAAAAAAACAGAAGACCTTTGAACCACATCACGCCTCGCCTTACCACTTCACAAAGGCGAGTCACCCCACTTCAGAAGATCGCTCTTCGTGGGCAACTTAAGTTTCCATTTGCGTCACACATCCTCTTCGAGGCTCGACCGACACTTCTCGAGAAGGCGAGTCAATTCAGTCAGCTCTTTCTTCGTCATGTGCCCGAGCAATGTTCGATGCAATTCCATGACTGGCTCATCCATCTCTTCAAGAAGTTTCTCGGCTTTCTCAGTCAAGGCGATGTAAATCACCCGCCGATCTTTTTCGCACCGGTCTCGAGTGACCAATTCCGCTTTCTCTAACCGATCAATCAGTCCCGTGATCGCTGGGACAACTTGAATCATGCGATTGGCGACTTCCAGGCATGGCATCGGATCCCCTTCACCGCGAAGGATGCGCAACACATTGTACTGAGAAGCTGTCAGCCCAAACTTCCGAAAGAGACGGCCGAACCGATTCTCGAACTGGTCGTTCGTACGTAACAGATTCAGCATCGCTTCCTGCTCGGGCAGGTCGAATGGGTTGCGTTTCTTCAATTCGCTTTGCAGTTTTCCAGACATCACACCAAGACTTCTAAAATCACTTCGCACGACGATAGTTTACATGTCGAGTATTATTCGTCAAGAGGTGATACGGTAATTTTGTCTCATGGTTCACACCACCTGACAAACCACAGGAAAGAACAAACCGAGCGGAATCCTGAACCCGAGGGTTCAATCGAGTGCTCCTGAAAGAGTATCTTGCAGCGACTTCAGAAACTCAGCTCATGACCGTCTCGCACGACGAACGCTTTTATGCCGACGATTCGACTTCGCATTGCCTACGATGGAACCAACTACAGCGGATGGCAAGTTCAGCCCAACGAAACCACCGTGCAGGGTGTGATCGAAGCAGCGATTCACAAGCTGACCGGCGAAGCGATTAGCGTGCTCTGTGCAGGTCGGACTGATTCAGGAGTGCATGCCCTGGGGCAGATAGCGAGTTTCCGAAGCAACTTCAACATCCCTCCCCACCGTTGGCGGCCCGCTTTGCAGTCTCACCTTCCCGAGGATGTCGTCATTCTGGAGTCGGACCAGGTTGCTGATGAATTTCATGCCACATTTTCCGCTGTGTCAAAACGCTATCGTTACGTCATTCACAACAGCGTTGTCGAACACCCGTTCTGGCGGAAATTTGTGTGGAGAATCGCTCAGTCTCTCGATGAAACCGCGATGCACGAAGCGGCTCAGGTTCTCGTGGGGACACACGATTTTCGAAGCTTTGAATCTCACTGGCCGAACAAGGCGACCAGCGTACGAACCGTCCGTGCCATCTCCCTCCGACGGCACTCCGACTGGAATCTCTGGTCTGCATTGAATTCGAACGAGACAGAATCGAACGAAATCTCTGCATCGAATCGGACCACGAATGAAGCCACTGGAGATTTCATCAGCCTTGAAATTGAAGCGGATGGTTTTCTTTACAACATGGTCCGCACAATTACCGGGACCCTCGTCAACATCGGTCGAGGGACGTGGACCAAGGAAAATCTCCTCGACATCCTCAATGCACAGGACAGAAAAATCGCCGGAGCAACTGCACCGGCCTGCGGGCTCTATTTGGCCCAAGTCCATTACCCGCAGGAGTTACTGACACCACCTGAGAACGAATCGAGTCAGTAAGCAAACTGACCTAAAACACTGCAGCCGGCGGACGTGAGTTACTCGTCCGTTCCCTGTTTTCTGGTTTCAGAAGATTCCTCCCCAGAAGCTGGAGCGTCCCCTGATCTCTTGGCGACTGATGTGCCAGGCTTGAGTTGCGGGCCGGTCTTGTAGCGATCGAGAATTTCTTTCAGCTCGTCCGAATTCATGACTTCCTTCTTGAGAAGCTCTTGCGTCATTTCTTCGAGGACGTTCTTCTGGCTCCGGACAATCTCCCTCGCCGTCTCCATTGCTTCGTCGATGATCCGGCGTACTTCCAGATCAATCTCTCGCAAAGTTTGCTCGCTGTGAGCGAACTCCGCACTCGATTGCGACACGCCTTGCAGGAACGGCGAGCGTTTGGACTCTCGGTAATTGACGCGTCCCAGCTTGGGACTCATCCCAAACTCCATGACCATTCTGCGGGCCATGGATGTACTTTGTTCGAGATCGTTCTGCGGGCCAGATGATGTTTCATCGAAGAACAGCTCCTCAGCCGCGATCCCTCCCAGCGCGACGCAAATTCGGTTTTCAAGCTCCGTTTGAGTGACGAGATGACGATCGTCTTCCGGTCGCTGGAGCATGTACCCCAACGCTCCAAATCCACGAGGAATGATCGAAATCTTGTGAACTGGATCGGTCTGCGGCAGCGATGAAGCAACCAGAGCGTGTCCACATTCGTGATACGCGACCCGTAGTTTTTCGTCTTCTTGAATCAGTCTCGACGACTTTTCGAGACCTGCCACGACGCGTTCAATGCCTTCTTCAAACTCGACCATTGAAACGGCAGATTTATTCGCTCGGGCTGCGAGCAAGGCAGCTTCGTTGACCAGATTGGCTAAATCAGCTCCGACGAATCCCGGAGTCAGTTTCGCGATGCGTTTCAGATCGACATCATCGTCCATCTTAATTTTCTGAGCATGCACCTGCAGGATCTTCTCACGACCTTTATAGTCAGCCCGATCGACGAGAACATGCCTGTCGAATCGGCCCGGTCGCATGAGGGCTGGGTCGAGTGTTTCTGGACGATTTGTCGCTCCCATCACGATCACACTCTGATCGGAGGAGAAGCCATCCATCTCAACGAGCAATGCGTTGAGAGTTTGTTCTCGTTCGTCGTGCCCGCCGGGCATCCCGCTTCCGCGGGTTTTTCCGAGAGCATCTAATTCATCGATGAAAATAATGCTTGGAGACTTCTGAACTGCTTGTGCGAACATGTCTCGAACTCGAGCTGCTCCGACACCGACAAACATCTCCACAAAGTCTGAACCGGAGAGACTGAAGAACGGAACACCAGCTTCACCAGCGACAGCTTTCGCGAGCAGCGTCTTTCCCGTACCCGGCGGACCGACGAGTAGAACTCCGCGCGGAATTCGACCGCCGAGTGCCTGATATTTGCCGGGCGTTCGCAGAAACTCAACCACTTCTCTGAGCTCTTCGACCGCTTCGTCGATCCCAGCCACATCGTCGAAAGTAACTTTCACGTCATCTTCAGCCATCAAGCGACCGCGACTTCGACCGAATGACATGGCTTGTCCGGGGCCACCCATACGTCGCAGAAAGACGATAAAGATGAGCACAACCGCAGCCATCAGCATGATGGAGAAGATCGTCCCCCACTCAGTCTGTGGAGAAGTTCCTGTGAAATCGATACCAGACTCTTCGAGCAAATCAGTCAGCTTATCCAGATCCTGAGGCGAGATCCCTCCGACTGGAATCCGGTAGCGTTTCATCGCTTCGGCAGTTTCTTCAGAGTCTGCCGCACTCGCTACGGTTTCGGCATGAGAAGATGACTCTTCCGCTGCAGAGCTGGACTCCTCGGTCGGTGAATCCTGCGACTCAGCTGAAGCTGTCTCTTCGTCCGTTGACTTTGATTTGGGCTGATCCTGGAAAGTGATGTATTCCAATCCAAGTCGCAGTTCATGGACGTTCTGGGAATTGAACTCGCCGGATTTCAGTCCACGTACGAACTTGCCGAAGGTCAATTCGTTGGCGTGACCATTCTCGTTGACCCACGACCAAAGCAGAATCGCTACGATCAGGCCGATCAGCAGATACCAGAAAGTTGGACCGGAAGGCTTTTCACCCTTGGTCTTTTTGTTTTGTTCCGACGATTCTTTTTCTGGTGGGAGCGAGGTCATCAGCTCAACATCCTTGGGAAGTGGTTCGTTGCTCTTCTCTTACTCAATTAGATCGCAGCGAAATTCAGCCGGAATTTGTCTGTACGAAAATATTCCGGCCAGCAATTACCTCTTGAAGTGAGGTGCATCGCTGCACATCGAGCATGATTCGGAGCAAAATCCGTTCACATTTTCGATGTAATTTGCATTTTGGAAGTGCATTTTCGCAACTCTAGACCGCACCAACAGATCGGTCAACACCTGAGTGATTGCGGCAGACATTTTGCCTCACCCGAACTCCATTGCCTGGTGAGTGATGCGTCTAATCGGTGTATTCTATTCCGCTCCCGTCTCAGCTCCGGGAGAATCTGGCAGAATTTTGAGACGGACCGGCAGCGTCGCGTGTCCGCCAGCGTTGCCTGTTCGCAAGTGGAATAATCGAGTCTGCGGCTGCACCCAATCATCGGCGGTGATGAAGAACTCTCTCTGACTCTGATTCTCCAGCAGCAAAAGTCCGTTCAGGCCAATGTTGTCCACGTAGAGGCCGTGCGAGAGATTCCGACCGGAGTCTTCGTTTCCGAAGGAAATGAGTCCGTCGTATTCATTCCGTTCAGCTTGCACCTCAAGCATGATGGTTTCGCCCGGACGAATTTCGAACTCAAGAATTCCGGAATCGCTGGTCGCTACAGGTTGAGCACCTCCATCGGCAGGTCCGATCGCGAGATGGAGTTTCGGAGCTGCTTCCACGGAAACTTCGTCGAATCCATCAACCGAATGACGAACGATTTCGCCACGGATGTTCGCGGTCGCGGTGAACTCAATCCGAGACAGTTCTTCCTCAGTCAATTTCTCCGCTCCGGGATCTGCGATCAAAACAGCTTGAGCTTCGATCTGCTCTTCTTCGATCGTTACTGGAAGCGAACTGCGGAATCTTTCAGGAAGGCCAGCGACGTCGACAGTGATTTCTCCATCAAAATTGTCGAGCCGGTCGACTTTGATTCGGAACTCCGCTGCACCTCCGGAAGGCACATTCAGCTTGCGATCGACGAGCTGCGTTTTGAAATCAGGAGTTCGAGACCGCGCGATCAACTTATAATGATAATTCTCGCCCGACATTCCCCGGACATCACGAATTCTCAACACGTACTGACCGGTTTTCGGAGCGACGAAAAAGAGTCGAGAGTCTTTGCCGAGCTGACGTCTTGCTTCGTCGTCGTTCTCATAATTGACGGTAAAAATCGGAAGCCCGTTGGGAATGATTTCACTTCCGGGCGGATACGGTCGGACGATGTAACATGGCTCGCCGAGGGCGTGCGCAAGCGGAGTCGTGTCGAAGTATCCCCAACGATTTCCGCTCCCCGGATAAACATCGTAGCCTGAGTCCGGACCTCGCGGGTAAAGCCACAGCTTGACGACCTCGCCGTTGGCATACAGGTATTCATTGAGCGTCATCTCATCCCAATTGAAGACACGGAAGTCATTCGACTGGTCCGCCGTTTTCCCTCGGAATGTAAAGTAGCTGTCGCGGACCGCTTGCAGCAGGACTCGCTCAACCGGTTTCCCGGACTCATCGCGAATGTCGATGATCGAATCGAGCATCGATTTCGACCGGGCAGCATCGACCTCAAAGACCCACTCTTCACCTTCTTCTGCAGAGAATCGGAAGCAGTCTTCGTCGGCTGCTCCCTCTGCATGGATCAATCCTGTAATCGTGACAGGGAGTGAAACATCCTGTGCTGACTCAACCGATTGATTCGGCTCAACTTCAGCGACAGTCGAAGATGGCTTGTCTTCGTTGACCTTTGGACGAATTTCAATCGCAACCTGCTCTTTGACGCGTGATCCTCGCTTCGAGTTTTTCTTGATCGGATAGAAGTCGAGCGTTCCATCCATGCGGCCAACGACAAATTCATCTCCGTTCGGGGAGATCGACAGAGCCATCGCCACTTCGGGTTGGTTTTCGAGGACTTGTGTTTCCGTCAGCCCAGCGGTTTCCCAAACTTTGATTGACCGATCATCAGAAACTGAGACGAGTGACTGGCCATCTGCAGTATATTGCAGTTGAACGATCGGACCCTCGTGAGCAAATCGTGCATAGACGATCGGATTGATCCTGGCTTCTGATCGAGAAACGAACTTCCAGACGCGAATTCGATTGTCCGCCCCGGCAGCTGCGATGTGATTTCCATCGGGAGAAAACGCAACGCAATACTGTTCTCGTAATGGCTGACCGAGAGTATCCAATCGAGCACCGTCTCGAACTCGCCAGACTTTGCAAGTTGCATCCGCACTGGCACTCGCGAGAGTCGTTCCGTCCGGGCTGAATGCGATGTCATAGACAGCCCCATTATGTCCCGACAATGTCCGAACTGGCTTTCCGGTTTTGATATCCCAGAGAATGATGTCTTTGTCGTAGCTGCAAGTGGCGAGCAGCGTTCCATCGGGCGAGACTTCGGCGTCGTAGATCAAGTCGCGATGCCCTTGGACCTCGAGCACTTTCCTCCCGAGAGGCCATTCCCACAGCGTCGCGACACCACCCAAGCCAGCGACACCCGAAGCAGTGACCAGTTTTCCGCCACCCAGACAGAAATGAACCGAACTGACTTTCCCGTTCAGATCTGACAACTGAGACACGGAATGCCAGTGTTGTTTCTTCTTTCCGGTTTCAACATCTCGCGTTCGAAGCTGTCGCTGCATCTCGACATTTCCGAATCGGGCAATCGCCAGAGCATCCCCGGTCATCGACCAATCAACCGCGGTGATCGGCTTCAATTCAGTTCGTGAAGGAACGTCAGGTGTCTTGAGCGTCATACGATCCGGTTCTTCTCCTTCCGGACCGCGTGCTCCCTCTTCGAGCCAAAGCCGAATCTTTTCAACTTCCTCAGCAGTGGGTGCAGGTTCATCTTCAGGCGGCATCTTCGGCTCATCAGCTCCGGAAATCAGCCGGAAAACGAGGCTGGATTGAGGATCGCCTGCCAGAAATGCTGGCCGATCCTCGACACCTTCACTCATGGAGCGAAACGACTCCGCAGAGAACTCGCCCTCGCGGTCTGCATCGTTATGGCATCCTGCACAATACTTTTGAAAGATCGGCGCGATCTCCGTGGAATAGTCCACTTCAGCTATCGCCTGTTGTGGCAAAACGGCAGCAGCCACGAAAGCGAAGAAGATGGCTAAATCAATACAACGATCACGCATCACGGAGTTTTCCTCTGAGCATGTGGGAGAAATTCACATGGGCTCATTTTAGAATCCAACTCCGAGTTTCGCACCAATCAACAAGAAATAATATGAACTCGTTGAGTGCCCCGTCCTCGATGCTTGGTTACTCACCCTCATCAGGAGAGAAAGTACCAGTGCCCGGGAGCACTGAATTCACAAGCGGAATGCTGGGGTTGGGATCGGCAAGGATCTCAGCCAGTGTGGTCTTTCGGAAAGCTTCTTCCATGACCTCAAATGCCTGATCCATCCGAGAATGCAGCGGACACAGGTGTTCCCCGTGTGAAGGGAGTCCCAGCGGACATGTCTTGATCCGTCCGATCGGTTCGACAGCATTGACGACATCAAGAATTGTCAGCGTCTCGGGGGGAATCGCGAGTGAAATTCCGCCACCGACTCCACGTTGAGAATTGAGAATCCCCTCGCCGCGAAGCCCCTGCATGACTTTCGAGAGATACGCCTGCGGGACTTTCGTTGCTTCAGCGATCTGCGAAGTGGTTTTTCCCTGCGGAGCGACAGACGCCAGATAGACGACCGCTCGCAAGGCATACTCAACAGTCTGCGACAGCATCAACTCATCTCCGCAGCAACATCAGCAGGGAATCAGGCTACTTGACGATAGACCCAATGATCCCCTTCGACAACACGCATCGGCAAGCACAATCGACAATCTCTCGAAACCGAGACCCGGAGAATTGACAGGCGTTGATGCATTCGGAACGGAAATGCCGCTCAATCGATGACACTTTGCTTCCAAGACGCTCGAAATCGTCTTTCGATCGCAGTCACATTCGGAATCGATTTCTTAGTCCAGCTCAGCATAAGTTGACGTCGTCGTTCCGGAGAAATTCCCCAACCTGGGCTAGAGCTGCGAACTTTCGCAGTCAGTTCCTGCATTGCCAGTGCTGCTGCCACCGACACGTTGTAGCTTTCAACAAAGCCATACATCGGCAGATGAGCCCGATACGCCGCCCCTTCGATCACCTCATCCGGGAGCCCGGTCTTCTCGGTTCCGAATGCGAGCACGAGATTCTCTTCCACTGGAAGTGAAGCGACAGTTTGACTTCCGGCCGATTCCGGAACCATCGCGACCACCTGAAAGCCCTTTTGATCGAGACATTCCAGCGATCGATCCAATGCTCCTGGTCCCGAATCGCGTTGGATCGTCAACCAACGATCGGATCCCCGTGCGATATCTCGATTTGGAGAGAACTCCTTTTCCTGCTCCACGACAAAGACATCCTGAATCCCGAACGCATCGCAGCTTCGCAACACGGCACTCGCATTGTGACTCTGATAGACATCAAACAACATCAATGCAATCGATGCGATCCGTTGATCGAGAACCTCTGCAATCCGCTGTCTGCGATGAGGAGTTAGAAACTCATTTAAAAACTCCTGAAAGGCTGCTTCGTATTCTGGCATCGGACTCTTGTTTCGAAACGAACTCTTGGATAACCTGCGTGTCTCCCAACCAGTTACTGGTTGACCATGTGGTGGGCATAGCTCAGTTGGTTAGAGCGCCTGATTGTGGTTCAGGAGGTCGCGGGTTCAAATCCCGTTGCTCACCCTCTCTTTTCTTATGCAAGTATTCTGAACTTGCACGTTTTCTTCAGTTGTTTCGCACCCAGGCAGCGGCATTGCGAGCAGTCTGACTGACAACATCAACTCGCTCACTTGTCGACGAGGCACTTCAATGTCGGGCGCAGTGCTTCTCAGCGGCGACTCATCGCCACATTGGATTCACGAAACTGATGGAAGGGACCGGCACAATCTCCTTGCGAAATCCCAATCCGCCCTGCAATTCTCGGAAGCTATTGGAATGCCGAGACTTTGACAACCTGCTCCCGCGCATTAACATGCAATTGAGAACTCCCTTGTGAGTTCTGCGGTGCCAACCTCTTCAGCTCTGTCGGATCAATTACCATGTCCATCCCGGTGACCCATCGTGACATTGACGGAGTTCAGGTGCTCGTCATTGGAATTGACGATGTCAGCATCTCCGAGGATGCACTCGAAGAAATCAGCCAGAAGCTCCTCGATTACACAGTCAGCATTCCCCCGCAAGTGGTCGTCGATATGCAGCATATCGACTTCTTCGGGTCGTCCTTCATCGAAACGCTGTTTCGCATGTGGAATCGAATCAAAGCAGTCGACGGTGGACGATTTGCACTGAGTGGGCTTCGCCCCTATTGCCTCGAGGTTCTGCAGGTCACCAACCTGACCTCCGTTTGGCCCATTTACCCCGACGTTGATACAGCAGTCGCCTCTTTCAACGACAGCCGGGCCGAGTCATAAACTCTCTTGCGAACTCGTTCGCCACTTCAGCGGACTGGGTCACTCTCTTCTGAAGGTGCTTCCTTGATCGGAACACGAACGAGAATGTCGGCCTCTTCGACCTTCACTTCGTAGCAGTCTGTCTTGATGTCGGACTTTGGATTGTCCATCCATTTCCCATCTTCAAGGCGAAATCGCCAGGCATGCCACGGGCAACTCACCTGACCATCTTCGACGTAGCCCGCTGAAAGCGATGCACCCATGTGAGGACAAAGATCGTTGATCGCGAGGTATTCTCCGCTCACATTGAAGATCGCGATCAGCTTTCCATTCACCGGATAGGTCCGCCCTTCCCCATCAGGAATCTCACCAGTCTTCGCGACTGCAACAAACTCGTCCATCCAACCTCTCCTTTTCGAACATTGTTCGAACGCAATCGAACTCATCAACAACTTCAGCCCATTTTCAGCGTTCCGATGCGCTCACTCAGATTTTCTTTTCAGAGTTCGCTTGATTGAAAAGCCAACGATCAAATGAAAGAACGTCTGGTTTATGCTGACAAAAACCAGACGTTCTTTTCGGCTTTTCAATACCTGCTGAGCGATTGTGCCAGCCGGACTTCAGCTCACTAGGAACCGATTGCAATCAGAGTGAAACCCTTGGCTTTCAAACCGTTTTCCGCCAGGATTTGACCGACAGACTTGCTGTCGTCTTTCGCGAAAGGCTGTTCGGTCAGAACACCTGCTTCGTCGCGGTAGAAGACCTTCATTCGACCATCAACGATTTTCTCGATGATGTTTTCAGGTTTTCCGGAAGCCTTGGCTTCTTCTGTCAGGCGAGCACGTTCCACTTCGACCACGGCTGGATCGAGTTCTTCGACCAGTGTGACGACGGGCCGCATCGCTGCGATGTGCATAGCGATGTCACGCAGAACGGCAGGATCTTTTGCTTCGCCTTCTGCCTGAAACAGAACGGCGGTCTTTCCGTCGTGGTGAACGT
Coding sequences within:
- a CDS encoding alkene reductase: MSFPNLFSSFQLRDLTVKNRIAMAPMTRGRSGVERIPNELMAEYYRQRSDAGLIITEATVVSEQGIGWNETPGIYTDEMRDGWKLITDAIHEVDGKVFLQLWHCGRASHSTFHNGERAVSASANAIDEEYIHTPEGKLPHEVPRALETDEIPMIVDDYADATRRAAEAGFDGVEIHAANGYLINQFLESKTNQRDDRYGGSIENRYRFLGEIVDATTSVWSPERVAVRLSPNGVFNGMGSPEYRELYTYAAQQLDRYGLAYLHVMDGLAFGFHELGSPMTLEEFRNIFRGPLMGNCGYDAETAEAQIESGNADLIAIGRPFLSNPDYVERIKNGWPLAEPADQTVWSSPTGAEGYTDFPAYQPVGV
- a CDS encoding pirin family protein translates to MLTVRKANDRGSADHGWLKTSHTFSFSTYHDPKHIHFRTLRVMNEDWVAPGEGFGTHPHKDMEIVTYVLEGALEHRDSMGNGEILRPGEFQRMTAGTGITHSEFNPSSDEPVHLYQIWIFPEEKGLEPSYEQKSFDDELMRNQLLRVASRSQQGGSLKIHQDAEIFLSRLDPGQSVEHPIAPGRHAWLQVLRGSVSLTGEELEAGDGVAVSDEASLAIHSSDSSEILLFDLA
- a CDS encoding glucose 1-dehydrogenase, yielding MRFEGKVVVVTGGTSGIGRESVIQFASEGAKVVFGGRRQSEGDEIVGEVTKAGGTAVFVKTDVTNEAEVKALIDTAVEKFGKLDVAFNNAGVEHTGAVNEFLEEEYRKTFDVNVLGVFLSQKYEIPAMLKSGGGVIINTSSVLGHVGIPGTAIYTASKHAVEGITRATALEYAQQGIRVNSVAPGPIETAMVDRFAGEPGSEGRKGMESFVPVGRLGLVREVAKAVLYLASDDASFTTGASLPVDGAILAG
- a CDS encoding MarR family transcriptional regulator, which gives rise to MMSGKLQSELKKRNPFDLPEQEAMLNLLRTNDQFENRFGRLFRKFGLTASQYNVLRILRGEGDPMPCLEVANRMIQVVPAITGLIDRLEKAELVTRDRCEKDRRVIYIALTEKAEKLLEEMDEPVMELHRTLLGHMTKKELTELTRLLEKCRSSLEEDV
- the truA gene encoding tRNA pseudouridine(38-40) synthase TruA — its product is MPTIRLRIAYDGTNYSGWQVQPNETTVQGVIEAAIHKLTGEAISVLCAGRTDSGVHALGQIASFRSNFNIPPHRWRPALQSHLPEDVVILESDQVADEFHATFSAVSKRYRYVIHNSVVEHPFWRKFVWRIAQSLDETAMHEAAQVLVGTHDFRSFESHWPNKATSVRTVRAISLRRHSDWNLWSALNSNETESNEISASNRTTNEATGDFISLEIEADGFLYNMVRTITGTLVNIGRGTWTKENLLDILNAQDRKIAGATAPACGLYLAQVHYPQELLTPPENESSQ
- the ftsH gene encoding ATP-dependent zinc metalloprotease FtsH is translated as MTSLPPEKESSEQNKKTKGEKPSGPTFWYLLIGLIVAILLWSWVNENGHANELTFGKFVRGLKSGEFNSQNVHELRLGLEYITFQDQPKSKSTDEETASAESQDSPTEESSSAAEESSSHAETVASAADSEETAEAMKRYRIPVGGISPQDLDKLTDLLEESGIDFTGTSPQTEWGTIFSIMLMAAVVLIFIVFLRRMGGPGQAMSFGRSRGRLMAEDDVKVTFDDVAGIDEAVEELREVVEFLRTPGKYQALGGRIPRGVLLVGPPGTGKTLLAKAVAGEAGVPFFSLSGSDFVEMFVGVGAARVRDMFAQAVQKSPSIIFIDELDALGKTRGSGMPGGHDEREQTLNALLVEMDGFSSDQSVIVMGATNRPETLDPALMRPGRFDRHVLVDRADYKGREKILQVHAQKIKMDDDVDLKRIAKLTPGFVGADLANLVNEAALLAARANKSAVSMVEFEEGIERVVAGLEKSSRLIQEDEKLRVAYHECGHALVASSLPQTDPVHKISIIPRGFGALGYMLQRPEDDRHLVTQTELENRICVALGGIAAEELFFDETSSGPQNDLEQSTSMARRMVMEFGMSPKLGRVNYRESKRSPFLQGVSQSSAEFAHSEQTLREIDLEVRRIIDEAMETAREIVRSQKNVLEEMTQELLKKEVMNSDELKEILDRYKTGPQLKPGTSVAKRSGDAPASGEESSETRKQGTDE
- a CDS encoding c-type cytochrome domain-containing protein, giving the protein MRDRCIDLAIFFAFVAAAVLPQQAIAEVDYSTEIAPIFQKYCAGCHNDADREGEFSAESFRSMSEGVEDRPAFLAGDPQSSLVFRLISGADEPKMPPEDEPAPTAEEVEKIRLWLEEGARGPEGEEPDRMTLKTPDVPSRTELKPITAVDWSMTGDALAIARFGNVEMQRQLRTRDVETGKKKQHWHSVSQLSDLNGKVSSVHFCLGGGKLVTASGVAGLGGVATLWEWPLGRKVLEVQGHRDLIYDAEVSPDGTLLATCSYDKDIILWDIKTGKPVRTLSGHNGAVYDIAFSPDGTTLASASADATCKVWRVRDGARLDTLGQPLREQYCVAFSPDGNHIAAAGADNRIRVWKFVSRSEARINPIVYARFAHEGPIVQLQYTADGQSLVSVSDDRSIKVWETAGLTETQVLENQPEVAMALSISPNGDEFVVGRMDGTLDFYPIKKNSKRGSRVKEQVAIEIRPKVNEDKPSSTVAEVEPNQSVESAQDVSLPVTITGLIHAEGAADEDCFRFSAEEGEEWVFEVDAARSKSMLDSIIDIRDESGKPVERVLLQAVRDSYFTFRGKTADQSNDFRVFNWDEMTLNEYLYANGEVVKLWLYPRGPDSGYDVYPGSGNRWGYFDTTPLAHALGEPCYIVRPYPPGSEIIPNGLPIFTVNYENDDEARRQLGKDSRLFFVAPKTGQYVLRIRDVRGMSGENYHYKLIARSRTPDFKTQLVDRKLNVPSGGAAEFRIKVDRLDNFDGEITVDVAGLPERFRSSLPVTIEEEQIEAQAVLIADPGAEKLTEEELSRIEFTATANIRGEIVRHSVDGFDEVSVEAAPKLHLAIGPADGGAQPVATSDSGILEFEIRPGETIMLEVQAERNEYDGLISFGNEDSGRNLSHGLYVDNIGLNGLLLLENQSQREFFITADDWVQPQTRLFHLRTGNAGGHATLPVRLKILPDSPGAETGAE